A part of Heliangelus exortis chromosome 3, bHelExo1.hap1, whole genome shotgun sequence genomic DNA contains:
- the MCM3 gene encoding DNA replication licensing factor MCM3, which yields MAAAGELEDAELREAQRDYLDFLDDEEDQGIYHGKVRDMISDNQYRLLVSINDLRRKNEKRASRLLSHAFEELIAFQRALKDFVASVDATYAKQYEDFYIGLEGSFGSKHVSPRTLTASFLSCIVCVEGIVTKCSLVRPKVVRSVHYCPATKKTIERRYTDMTSLNAFPSSSVYPTKDEDNNPLETEYGLSVYKDHQTITIQEMPEKAPAGQLPRSVDVILDDDLVDRVKPGDRIQVVGTYRCLPGKKGGYTSGTFRTILIACHVKQMNKDVRPLYSASDVAKIKRFSKNHSKDIFNQLAKSLAPSIHGHEYIKKAILCMLLGGVEKILENGSRIRGDINILLIGDPSVAKSQLLRYVLSTAPRAIPTTGRGSSGVGLTAAVTTDQETGERRLEAGAMVLADRGVVCIDEFDKMSDIDRTAIHEVMEQGRVTISKAGIHARLNARCSVLAAANPVYGRYDQYKTPMENIGLQDSLLSRFDLLFIVLDQMDPEQDREISDHVLRMHRYRNPNEQDGDAMPLGSAVEILATEDPDFVQEEEQELQVYEKHDDLLHGPSRHKEKIVSMEFMRKYIHVAKMIKPVLTQESASYIAEEYSRLRSQNQMNSDIARTSPVTARTLETLIRLSAAHAKARMNKTVDLQDAEAALELVQFAYFKKVLEKEKKRRKKAEDDSETEKEEDEDSQPKEERRMRRRKKARTGGEGESYDPYDFSDAEEEMPEVQAHTPKTPEASAAGEAKKLELAEPRLKAFKAALLEVFKTSHAQSVGLKNMMESINHDNPEPFSLPEVKTALAHMQDENQIMVSDDIIFLI from the exons ATGGCGGCAGCGGGCGAGCTGGAGGATGCGGAGCTGCGGGAAGCACAACGCGATTATCTCGATTTTCTGGACGATGAG GAAGACCAAGGGATTTACCACGGCAAAGTCCGGGACATGATCAGTGACAATCAGTACCGCCTCCTGGTCAGCATCAATGACCTGAGGAGGAAGAACGAGAAGAGGGCCAGCAG GCTCTTGAGCCATGCCTTTGAGGAGCTGATTGCCTTCCAGCGTGCCCTGAAAGACTTTGTGGCCTCTGTGGATGCCACCTATGCCAAGCAGTACGAGGACTTCTACATCgggctggagggcagctttGGCTCCAAGCACGTGTCACCACGGACACTGACAGCCTCTTTCCTCAGCTGCATTGTCTGTGTGGAGGGCATCGTGACAAAAT GCTCTCTGGTTCGCCCAAAAGTGGTTCGGAGTGTCCATTATTGCCCCGCTACCAAGAAGACGATCGAGCGCCGGTACACGGACATGACCTCCCTGAATGCTTTTCCATCCAGCTCTGTCTACCCTACAAAG GATGAAGACAATAACCCCCTAGAGACAGAGTATGGCCTCTCGGTCTACAAGGACCATCAGACCATTACCATCCAGGAGATGCCAGAGAAAGCACCAGCAGGGCAGCTGCCTCGCTCAGTAGATGTCATCCTGGATGATGATCTGGTGGACAGGGTGAAACCTGGGGACCGCATCCAGGTGGTGGGGACCTACCGCTGCCTGCCGGGAAAGAAAGGGGGTTACACTTCAGGGACTTTCAG GACTATCCTCATTGCCTGCCACGTCAAGCAGATGAACAAAGATGTCCGACCTCTCTACTCTGCTTCTGATGTTGCCAAGATAAAGAGATTCAGCAAGAATCACTCCAAG GATATTTTTAACCAGCTGGCAAAATCCCTGGCTCCCAGCATCCATGGCCATGAGTACATCAAGAAGGCCATTCTCTGCATGCTGCTTGGAGGGGTGGAGAAGATCCTGGAGAACGGGAGCCGCATCCGAGGAGACATCAACATCTTGCTGATAG GAGACCCTTCTGTTGCCAAGTCTCAGCTGCTGCGCTACGTGCTCAGCACCGCACCCCGCGCCATCCCCACCACGGGCAGAGGCTCCTCTGGTGTTGGTCTGactgctgctgtcaccacaGACCAAGAAACAG GTGAACGTCGCCTGGAAGCAGGAGCCATGGTCTTGGCTGACAGGGGGGTGGTGTGCATCGATGAGTTTGACAAGATGTCTGACATTGACCGCACGGCCATCCACGAGGTGATGGAGCAGGGCCGGGTCACCATCTCCAAGGCTGGAATCCATGCCCGCCTCAACGCCCGCTGCAGCGTCCTGGCAGCTGCCAACCCCGTCTATGGACGG TACGACCAGTACAAGACACCCATGGAGAACATTGGCCTGCAGGACTCCTTGCTGTCCCGTTTTGACCTCCTCTTCATTGTATTGGACCAGATGGACCctgagcaggacagggagatcTCAGACCACGTGCTGCGGATGCATCGCTACCGTAACCCCAACGAGCAGGATGGGGATG ccatgCCTCTGGGCAGTGCCGTGGAGATCCTGGCTACAGAGGACCCTGACTTCGTGCAGGAGGAAGAGCAAGAGCTCCAAGTGTATGAGAAACATGATGACCTCCTACATGGGCCCAGTCGCCACAA GGAGAAGATTGTCAGCATGGAGTTCATGAGGAAGTACATCCACGTGGCAAAGATGATTAAACCTGTCCTGACTCAGGAGTCAGCCAGCTACATAGCAGAGGAGTACTCCCGCCTGCGCAGCCAGAACCAGATGAACTCAGACATTGCCAGG ACCTCTCCTGTCACAGCCCGGACCTTGGAGACCCTGATCCGCCTCTCTGCAGCCCATGCCAAGGCCAGGATGAACAAGACTGTTGATCTGCAGGATGCTGAGGCAGCTTTGGAGCTGGTGCAGTTTGCCTACTTCAAAAAG gtgctggagaaggagaagaaacgcaggaagaaggcagaggaTGACTCGGAGACTGAgaaggaagaggatgaggaTTCCCAGCCCAAGGAGGAGCGCAGGATGAGGAG gaggAAGAAGGCACGcacaggaggggagggggagtcCTATGACCCCTATGACTTCAGTGATGCTGAGGAGGAGATGCCGGAGG tcCAGGCACACACTCCCAAGACCCCCGAAGCCTCGGCTGCTGGCGAAGCGAAGAAACTGGAGTTGGCTGAGCCAAG GTTGAAAGCATTCAAGGCTGCCCTCCTGGAGGTCTTCAAAACTTCCCATGCCCAGTCTGTGGGTCTAAAGAACATGATGGAGTCCATCAACCATGACAACCCCGAGCCCTTCTCACTGCCTGAAGTGAAGACAGCACTGGCCCACATGCAAGATGAAAACCAGATCATGGTGTCTGATGACATCATCTTCTTAATCTGA